From one Meiothermus sp. CFH 77666 genomic stretch:
- a CDS encoding tetratricopeptide repeat protein — protein sequence MNQTLQALEAQLNQTQALSEKLGLLDQLYQFLRLSDLRRAKETVEDMLILSQNPAYPAGRGLALKNLGDFHFRQGNLPAAQGCLEEALAILRRAGEVKGEIDTLNALGNFYYFQGSFPKALEYYLEALEQSRKYEHKAQESHALSGVGIVQYTLGNYQEATKYFLRSLALKREIGDRLTEAGTLNNLGLVYLEMGDYPGAVQLYRESLEIKQALGDLQGQANALSNLGVVFQRLGRTQEALDYHQQALEIASRLGSPQVRATCLENLGLSQASLGNLEKALELFQASKTLYQELGNRLGELSTWLQIGSTLGHLGQPDAATQVLQKGLKMAEELGPQKPLLEFHQALSRIYEQTNKPALALYHLQQAIEIERRLHKEQQAQRTAALLAGFQVEKARQEAEIERLRNIELARANRELARAIESLKEADAEKSRLLDKLRLQSQELERLARQDPLTRLYNRRYLEENLEREFAASKRYHFPLSVAMVDIDHFKQINDHFSHQVGDDVLRVVGQMLESSCRGVDFAARYGGEEFALVFPQTDLLGALVACERVRQRVESHDWSTIHPDLKVTVSIGVSNDPTLPNHEKLLAAADEQLYAAKRAGRNRVFPQVKG from the coding sequence ATGAACCAGACCCTCCAGGCCCTCGAGGCCCAACTCAACCAGACCCAGGCCCTTTCGGAGAAACTGGGGCTTCTGGATCAGCTCTACCAGTTTCTGCGTCTGAGCGACCTGCGCCGGGCCAAAGAGACCGTGGAGGACATGCTGATTCTGTCGCAAAACCCCGCCTATCCGGCAGGGCGCGGGCTGGCCCTGAAAAACCTGGGCGATTTCCATTTTCGCCAGGGCAACCTGCCGGCAGCCCAGGGGTGCCTCGAGGAAGCCCTCGCTATCCTGCGCAGGGCCGGTGAAGTCAAGGGCGAGATAGACACCCTGAACGCCCTGGGCAACTTCTACTACTTTCAGGGTAGTTTTCCCAAGGCCCTTGAGTATTATCTGGAAGCCCTCGAGCAAAGCCGTAAATACGAGCACAAAGCCCAGGAATCCCACGCCCTAAGCGGCGTGGGCATCGTCCAGTACACCCTAGGCAACTACCAGGAGGCCACCAAGTATTTTCTGCGCAGTCTGGCCCTCAAGCGCGAGATTGGCGACCGACTAACTGAAGCAGGCACCCTGAACAACCTGGGACTGGTCTACCTCGAGATGGGCGATTATCCGGGGGCAGTACAGCTCTACCGCGAAAGCCTGGAGATCAAGCAAGCGCTGGGCGACCTCCAGGGCCAGGCCAACGCGCTCTCCAACCTGGGCGTGGTGTTTCAGCGGCTGGGCCGTACCCAGGAGGCCCTGGACTACCACCAGCAGGCCCTGGAAATTGCCAGCCGATTGGGCAGCCCCCAGGTACGGGCCACCTGCCTGGAAAATCTGGGCCTTTCCCAGGCCTCTCTGGGCAACCTGGAAAAGGCTCTGGAGTTATTCCAGGCGTCCAAAACGCTCTATCAGGAGCTGGGCAATCGGCTGGGTGAGCTCAGTACATGGCTTCAGATAGGCTCGACACTGGGCCATCTGGGACAGCCGGATGCTGCCACCCAGGTTCTGCAAAAAGGGCTCAAGATGGCCGAGGAGCTAGGGCCCCAAAAACCGCTCTTGGAGTTTCACCAGGCCCTTTCCAGAATCTACGAACAAACGAACAAACCCGCCCTCGCCCTATACCACCTCCAGCAGGCCATCGAAATTGAGCGCAGGCTGCACAAAGAACAGCAAGCCCAAAGAACCGCCGCCCTGCTGGCCGGGTTTCAGGTGGAGAAAGCCCGCCAGGAAGCTGAGATAGAGCGCTTGCGTAACATCGAGCTAGCCCGCGCCAACCGCGAGCTGGCCCGCGCCATCGAAAGCCTCAAGGAAGCCGACGCCGAAAAGTCGCGCCTGCTGGACAAACTGCGCCTGCAGTCCCAGGAGCTAGAGCGACTGGCCCGTCAGGATCCCCTCACCCGGCTCTATAACCGCCGCTACCTCGAGGAAAACCTGGAGCGCGAGTTTGCTGCTTCCAAACGCTACCACTTTCCCCTTAGCGTAGCTATGGTGGACATTGACCATTTCAAACAGATTAATGATCACTTTTCCCATCAGGTCGGCGACGATGTCCTCCGGGTGGTGGGACAGATGCTCGAGTCCAGTTGCCGCGGGGTGGACTTTGCGGCCCGCTATGGGGGAGAAGAATTCGCCCTGGTCTTCCCACAAACCGACCTGCTCGGTGCGCTGGTGGCCTGTGAACGGGTGCGGCAACGGGTGGAGAGCCATGACTGGAGTACTATTCACCCAGATCTGAAGGTTACGGTGAGCATCGGGGTGAGCAACGACCCCACTCTGCCCAACCACGAAAAACTCCTCGCCGCCGCCGACGAACAGCTCTACGCGGCCAAGCGAGCGGGGCGCAATCGGGTGTTCCCGCAAGTAAAGGGGTAA
- a CDS encoding RodZ domain-containing protein — protein MCELGKRLKESREAKGLDLAQAAEVLKVRRAILEALEDCRFDELPEPALARGYLKRYAQLLGLDPAPLLALYPIGAPDSGGPAASQTVSSTKAPTSPSSTGWLWLVPLILLLAVLGWLGYRALNPPSTSAPVPPPPAPVTPPPPQQVSLRIATQPPGARVYLDGFLLGQAPLEARVEAGERTLRIEAAGYQKYEQVLTLQSDRSLSFALTPVPPAPPPNPAAPTTPEPTSPPNPTTPTTGLVLRLEGASWLRVTDARTGRQLYEGTAPGGTQLSFPLPVVVRAGNAGVVRVIVDGQDRGRMGNVGQVVSLRYGQ, from the coding sequence ATGTGTGAGCTGGGGAAGCGGTTGAAAGAGTCCCGCGAAGCCAAAGGGCTGGACTTAGCCCAGGCCGCGGAGGTTCTCAAGGTGCGGCGGGCCATACTGGAGGCGCTGGAGGACTGTCGCTTCGACGAGCTGCCCGAGCCGGCCCTGGCTCGAGGCTACCTGAAGCGCTACGCCCAGCTGCTGGGTCTCGACCCGGCCCCTTTGCTGGCCCTCTACCCCATCGGCGCCCCCGATTCGGGAGGGCCCGCTGCTTCCCAAACCGTTTCCAGCACAAAAGCGCCTACCTCCCCTTCCAGCACGGGCTGGCTCTGGCTGGTGCCACTTATTTTGCTCCTGGCGGTACTGGGCTGGCTGGGCTACCGGGCCCTGAACCCGCCCAGCACGTCGGCCCCTGTACCCCCCCCACCGGCCCCCGTCACGCCCCCGCCCCCCCAGCAGGTGAGCCTGCGGATTGCCACCCAGCCCCCCGGGGCGCGGGTCTACCTCGATGGCTTTCTGCTGGGGCAGGCCCCCCTCGAGGCCCGCGTGGAGGCCGGCGAACGCACCCTCCGGATTGAGGCCGCTGGCTACCAGAAATACGAACAGGTACTCACCCTGCAAAGCGACCGCAGCCTGAGCTTCGCCCTCACCCCCGTTCCACCGGCCCCCCCGCCCAACCCCGCCGCACCCACCACCCCAGAGCCCACGTCCCCCCCCAATCCGACCACCCCCACCACCGGGCTGGTGCTGAGGCTCGAGGGCGCCAGCTGGCTCCGCGTGACCGACGCCCGCACAGGCCGGCAGCTCTACGAGGGCACCGCCCCCGGCGGCACCCAGCTCAGCTTCCCCCTCCCGGTGGTGGTGCGAGCCGGTAACGCCGGGGTGGTGCGGGTCATTGTGGACGGCCAGGATCGGGGCCGCATGGGCAACGTAGGGCAGGTAGTATCGCTGCGCTACGGACAGTGA
- a CDS encoding pseudouridine-5'-phosphate glycosidase — MRLHPEVAQALQTHQAVVALESTVITHGLPRPLNLQLAQKLEDTVRQAGAVPATIAILKGEVVVGLTPDELKAIAADDSADKASLWNLGALVAQGRSAGTTVASTTFLAHKAGIQVFATGGIGGVHPHPYDESADLLELSRTPIVVVSAGPKSILDLAATLERLESLGVALLGYKTNRLPAFHSPTSPYLLPARVESALEAAQAFRAARGLGLPGASLVLNPISKGLDFAQVQHWVEQATQEAARAGIGGKALTPFLLRRISELSGGQTDEVNLRLLEENARLAAQIALALAELE; from the coding sequence ATGCGTCTGCATCCCGAAGTCGCCCAAGCCCTGCAAACCCACCAGGCGGTGGTGGCCCTCGAGTCCACCGTCATCACCCATGGCCTGCCCCGCCCCCTGAACCTGCAACTAGCCCAGAAGCTCGAGGACACCGTGCGGCAAGCCGGCGCCGTCCCCGCCACCATCGCCATTCTGAAAGGCGAGGTGGTGGTGGGCCTGACCCCGGACGAGCTAAAGGCCATCGCTGCCGACGACAGCGCCGACAAGGCCAGCCTGTGGAACCTGGGCGCACTGGTCGCCCAGGGCAGGAGTGCCGGCACCACCGTGGCCTCCACCACCTTCCTGGCCCACAAGGCCGGTATCCAGGTCTTCGCCACCGGGGGTATTGGCGGGGTACACCCCCATCCCTACGACGAGTCGGCAGATCTGCTCGAGCTTTCCCGCACGCCCATTGTGGTGGTCTCGGCGGGGCCTAAAAGCATTCTTGACCTGGCCGCCACCCTCGAGCGCCTGGAGTCGCTGGGGGTGGCCCTGCTGGGCTACAAAACTAATCGCCTGCCCGCCTTTCACAGCCCCACCAGCCCCTACCTCCTGCCCGCTCGGGTCGAGTCGGCGCTTGAGGCCGCCCAGGCTTTTCGGGCCGCTCGAGGGCTGGGGCTGCCGGGAGCCTCGCTGGTGCTTAACCCCATTTCCAAAGGGCTGGACTTTGCCCAGGTACAGCACTGGGTCGAACAGGCCACCCAGGAGGCCGCCCGGGCCGGAATAGGCGGCAAGGCCCTGACCCCCTTCCTGCTGCGGCGAATCTCCGAGCTGAGCGGCGGTCAGACCGACGAGGTCAACCTGCGCCTTTTGGAAGAAAATGCCCGGCTTGCAGCGCAAATCGCGCTGGCTTTGGCAGAGCTCGAGTGA
- a CDS encoding BTAD domain-containing putative transcriptional regulator, giving the protein MPERKRPEKAPGAAEAQVSRGRLALLGVPVLQIQTRQLSPVERKTAGILAYLTLEGPTPRSRLAGLLWPESSEATARNNLAQALRRLKQATGAELVRGADVLELQGLEVDVAALEVAHFAGRHAEVVQSQGRLLEGHDYDDCPDFDDWLIIRRERLDDLRRDSLTALAEELEQAGQYREALSYAERLVELDPLSEAAHRRVMRLWYLSGDRPAALKAYDRCKAVLQRELGMAPLAETQALAAQIAQGSALAYSSRSPRSTMPLSLIRPPLLVGREKLWAAMEEAYQKGQVVFLRGEPGVGKTRLATDFAASKGRVVLLAARPGDVAVPYSSYARSLRESFSERPGLAQALPAWVRRELARILPELEQEAPPPLLSEADKLRFYDALSELTLLLHEGAAPSIQVSDDAQYLDPASLEAMLYQLNKYGGVGKKGQPPFTIEIYRRGEMSSAIEQEVFYPLVERGLAVLLDVEPLEPAEAEALVGSLEVAGLPALAPSLVRYAGGNPFFVLETARSLVESGALQKGVPQKLPASGKVRALIQRRLERLSPQALNLARTAAVASTDFSVVLAARVLQTSPVALSEPLAELQTAQVMQGHAFVHDLLYEATLEGIPASIKLYLHQQVAAILEEQKAEPARIAAHWLEGEPPRAIPFLIQAARKAEAAYQLAEAAQFYQRALELADPMGNAGQTFDLLEALSQVMSRFDTGLRHAALVERMLALADTPARRARAWLCEAIRLGEHAYGLEAEQAARQGLQQAEEAGLPDLRVRLLDALAQALFVQRKTPALIEALEQLRQLHLERGDALQAAICTSRLGIAYDQLERHREALGFYREAGPVLERSDNRLMQVGFHHNRAVCLAALGYAEAALEAQLQAQRLLEGVQGAVGREVHHLNNLALRYYDLERYAEAQQALERALQIVPEEWGWTRAFSQYQMARLHRFWGAWGLAADWLGRALAEPDLPRRDEATYRILEALLAHQRGEPVGPLLERLEALFAGYRGLAYGCYLLAKARMSSPEQALLCTQEALTLAQQNDWPSLEIAAHTLRANVLLELPARSSRDKKEAQRHIQAAVEKLETYWPTGCTRLEVLWVRYRAQTGHQADSAQLRQVLDYLRKIADQQVPPAHRPGFLHQNPLCKAILEAAQSAGIATF; this is encoded by the coding sequence ATGCCGGAACGCAAACGCCCGGAAAAGGCACCGGGAGCCGCTGAGGCCCAGGTATCCCGTGGGCGTCTGGCGCTGCTGGGCGTTCCGGTTTTGCAGATCCAAACGCGCCAGCTAAGCCCGGTTGAACGCAAGACCGCGGGCATTCTGGCTTACCTGACCCTGGAAGGCCCCACCCCCCGCTCCAGGCTGGCGGGCCTGCTCTGGCCCGAGTCGTCCGAGGCCACCGCCCGCAACAACCTGGCCCAGGCCCTGCGGCGACTCAAACAGGCTACGGGGGCCGAGCTGGTAAGGGGCGCGGATGTGCTGGAGTTGCAAGGGCTGGAGGTGGATGTGGCCGCCCTCGAGGTTGCCCACTTCGCAGGCCGCCATGCCGAGGTGGTCCAGAGCCAGGGCCGCTTGCTCGAGGGCCACGACTACGACGACTGCCCCGACTTCGACGACTGGCTGATCATAAGGCGCGAACGTCTGGACGACTTACGCCGCGATTCGCTCACAGCCCTGGCCGAGGAGCTCGAGCAGGCCGGGCAGTACCGCGAAGCCCTGAGCTACGCGGAACGTCTGGTGGAGCTAGACCCGCTTTCAGAAGCGGCTCACCGCCGGGTCATGCGGCTTTGGTACCTGAGCGGCGACCGACCGGCGGCGCTCAAGGCCTACGACCGTTGCAAGGCCGTTTTACAGCGGGAGCTGGGCATGGCCCCCCTGGCCGAGACCCAGGCCCTGGCCGCACAGATTGCCCAGGGTTCGGCGCTTGCCTATAGCAGCCGATCGCCCCGCAGCACCATGCCCCTGAGCCTGATCCGCCCGCCGTTGCTGGTGGGGCGGGAAAAGCTCTGGGCCGCCATGGAGGAAGCCTACCAGAAAGGCCAGGTGGTGTTTTTGCGGGGTGAGCCGGGCGTGGGAAAAACCCGTCTGGCTACCGATTTTGCGGCATCCAAGGGGCGGGTGGTGTTGTTGGCGGCCCGGCCTGGCGATGTGGCCGTGCCCTACTCGAGCTACGCCCGCAGCCTGCGGGAGTCCTTCAGTGAGCGCCCCGGTCTAGCACAGGCCCTGCCGGCCTGGGTGCGCCGCGAGCTAGCCCGTATTCTGCCAGAACTGGAGCAGGAGGCCCCGCCGCCCCTCCTCTCGGAAGCCGACAAGCTGCGTTTCTACGATGCACTAAGTGAGCTCACCCTGCTTTTGCACGAGGGGGCAGCCCCCAGCATTCAGGTCAGCGACGATGCCCAGTACCTCGACCCGGCCAGCCTCGAGGCCATGCTCTACCAGCTCAACAAATACGGCGGGGTGGGGAAGAAGGGCCAGCCCCCCTTTACCATCGAGATTTACCGCCGGGGCGAGATGTCCAGCGCGATTGAGCAGGAGGTTTTTTACCCTCTGGTCGAGCGGGGGCTGGCGGTCTTGCTGGATGTGGAGCCGCTAGAGCCTGCCGAGGCCGAAGCCCTGGTGGGGAGCCTTGAAGTGGCAGGTTTGCCTGCGTTGGCGCCGTCGCTGGTGCGCTATGCCGGGGGCAATCCGTTTTTTGTGCTCGAGACGGCCCGCAGCCTGGTGGAATCCGGCGCTTTGCAAAAAGGGGTGCCGCAAAAACTCCCGGCTTCGGGCAAGGTACGGGCCCTGATTCAGCGGCGGTTGGAGCGCCTGAGCCCCCAGGCCCTGAACCTCGCCCGTACTGCAGCCGTCGCAAGTACAGACTTCTCGGTTGTGCTGGCCGCCCGGGTGCTGCAAACCAGCCCCGTCGCGCTCAGCGAGCCCCTGGCCGAGCTCCAGACGGCCCAGGTCATGCAGGGCCATGCCTTCGTTCACGACCTGCTTTACGAGGCCACCCTGGAGGGCATTCCGGCCAGCATCAAGCTGTATCTGCACCAGCAAGTGGCCGCTATTTTGGAGGAGCAAAAGGCCGAGCCGGCCCGTATTGCCGCCCACTGGCTCGAGGGCGAGCCCCCCAGGGCCATTCCCTTTCTGATCCAGGCGGCCCGGAAGGCCGAGGCGGCTTACCAGCTGGCCGAGGCGGCCCAGTTCTACCAGCGGGCCCTCGAGCTGGCCGACCCGATGGGCAATGCCGGGCAGACCTTCGATCTGCTGGAAGCCCTCAGCCAGGTGATGAGCCGCTTCGATACCGGCCTGCGGCACGCGGCCCTGGTCGAGCGTATGCTGGCCCTGGCCGATACCCCCGCCCGGCGGGCCCGGGCCTGGCTGTGCGAGGCCATTCGCCTGGGCGAGCACGCCTATGGCCTCGAGGCCGAGCAGGCCGCCCGCCAGGGCTTGCAGCAGGCCGAGGAGGCCGGGCTGCCCGACCTGCGGGTTCGCTTGCTGGATGCCCTGGCCCAGGCCCTGTTTGTCCAGCGCAAGACCCCCGCCCTGATTGAGGCCCTGGAGCAACTCCGGCAGCTTCATCTGGAGCGGGGCGATGCGCTTCAGGCGGCCATCTGCACTTCCCGGCTGGGCATCGCCTACGACCAGCTCGAGCGCCACCGCGAGGCCCTGGGGTTCTACCGGGAGGCGGGGCCGGTGCTCGAGCGTTCCGACAACCGGCTGATGCAGGTCGGCTTTCACCATAACCGGGCGGTCTGCCTGGCTGCGCTGGGCTATGCCGAGGCGGCCCTGGAGGCGCAGTTGCAGGCGCAGCGCTTGCTCGAGGGCGTGCAGGGCGCGGTAGGCCGCGAGGTACACCACCTCAACAACCTGGCCCTGCGCTACTACGACCTCGAGCGCTACGCCGAAGCCCAGCAAGCCCTGGAACGCGCCTTGCAAATAGTGCCCGAAGAATGGGGCTGGACGCGGGCTTTTAGCCAGTACCAGATGGCCCGGCTGCACCGGTTCTGGGGGGCGTGGGGTCTGGCCGCGGACTGGCTGGGCCGCGCTTTGGCCGAGCCCGACCTGCCCCGGCGGGACGAGGCCACCTACCGGATTCTGGAAGCCCTTCTGGCCCACCAACGGGGCGAGCCTGTGGGGCCCCTGCTGGAGCGGCTCGAGGCCCTGTTTGCCGGGTATCGGGGGCTGGCCTATGGCTGCTACCTGCTGGCCAAAGCCCGCATGAGCTCCCCCGAGCAGGCGCTGCTTTGCACCCAGGAGGCGCTCACCCTGGCCCAGCAAAACGACTGGCCCAGCCTGGAAATCGCGGCCCACACCCTCCGGGCTAATGTTTTGCTCGAGCTGCCTGCCCGTTCCTCGCGCGATAAAAAGGAAGCCCAGCGCCACATCCAGGCGGCTGTGGAGAAGCTTGAGACGTACTGGCCCACGGGCTGCACAAGGCTCGAGGTGCTGTGGGTACGCTACCGGGCTCAGACCGGCCACCAGGCCGATAGCGCTCAACTTCGGCAGGTGCTAGACTACCTGAGAAAGATCGCCGATCAACAAGTACCCCCAGCCCACAGACCCGGTTTTCTGCATCAAAACCCCCTCTGCAAGGCGATTCTCGAGGCGGCCCAATCTGCCGGAATCGCAACCTTCTAA
- a CDS encoding diguanylate cyclase — MNHAATHLTSSAAPTAAERVLTLVDLGSEVLRINPSQALDMATQAAQLCQEHGLARLRLPVLSLLGESQYRLGQYLEARANLNTLLSLGPDQSLAAKSLCTLGHVQRMLGEYRSAIQHYNQALELAHRLQDSNLEVATLNGLAGTYFSLFDYQGAAELYLHSLGLAQSLGNLEAEGAALGNLGAVYLEQGELSRAQELFQKGLEICIRVGNQQREAVVRNNLGFTYYRLDSYQSSLEYSQQALQLAQKLRDRRIEASALGNLALTYFALGQYDTALELNKRALELERELHNRHTEADLLVQIGRIWLEKRNYEMAQNTLEEALQVAQSAGNRKAHTEVHLYLSEVWQHKGQFALALQQHRLYHELTAANLREQLERKTLALLIRFQAEQALQQAEIVRLRNVELVAANEALEQANREKSQLLAQLEQMVRTDPLTQIYNRRYLEEQLERLFEQSRAEQWPLSVALIDLDHFKAINDTYSHQAGDEVLKTTAALFKETLPEVELIARYGGEEFAIVFPQTPVAEAAAVCERLRQRIETHDWSFIHPDLAVTVSIGVSDAPSAPNHEKLLMVADQYLYDAKRKRRNQVCFGS; from the coding sequence TTGAACCACGCCGCCACCCATCTCACCTCCTCCGCGGCCCCCACGGCTGCCGAACGGGTACTGACCCTGGTGGATCTGGGTAGTGAGGTCTTGCGCATCAACCCCTCCCAGGCCCTGGACATGGCCACCCAGGCCGCGCAGCTGTGCCAGGAGCATGGGCTCGCCAGGCTCCGACTGCCCGTCCTGAGCCTGCTGGGGGAAAGCCAGTACCGACTGGGACAGTACCTCGAGGCCCGCGCCAACCTCAATACCCTGCTGTCACTCGGCCCCGATCAAAGCCTTGCAGCCAAGAGCCTCTGCACGCTGGGCCATGTGCAGCGCATGCTGGGCGAGTATCGCAGCGCCATTCAGCATTACAACCAGGCATTGGAACTCGCTCATCGGCTGCAGGACAGCAATCTGGAAGTCGCCACTCTGAACGGGCTGGCGGGAACCTATTTCTCGCTGTTTGATTACCAGGGCGCCGCCGAACTGTACCTGCATAGCCTGGGACTGGCCCAGAGCCTGGGCAACCTCGAGGCCGAAGGGGCCGCCCTGGGCAACCTGGGCGCGGTCTATCTGGAGCAGGGGGAGCTCTCCAGGGCCCAGGAGCTTTTCCAGAAGGGTCTGGAAATCTGCATCCGGGTGGGCAACCAGCAGCGCGAGGCGGTGGTTCGCAACAACCTGGGCTTCACCTACTACCGGCTAGACTCCTACCAGTCTTCGCTCGAGTACAGCCAGCAGGCACTGCAACTGGCCCAGAAGCTGCGGGATCGCCGTATCGAGGCCAGCGCGCTGGGCAATCTGGCCCTTACGTACTTTGCCCTGGGGCAGTACGACACCGCCCTCGAGCTCAACAAACGAGCCCTGGAACTCGAGCGCGAGCTACACAACCGCCATACCGAAGCCGACTTGCTGGTGCAGATTGGCCGCATCTGGCTGGAAAAGCGCAACTACGAAATGGCCCAGAACACCCTCGAGGAAGCCCTGCAGGTAGCCCAGTCCGCTGGCAACCGCAAGGCCCATACCGAAGTGCATCTGTATCTGTCGGAGGTCTGGCAGCACAAGGGCCAGTTTGCCCTGGCCCTCCAGCAACACCGGCTGTACCACGAACTGACCGCCGCCAACCTGCGCGAACAACTCGAGCGCAAAACCCTGGCCCTCCTGATTCGCTTCCAGGCCGAACAGGCCCTGCAGCAAGCCGAGATCGTGCGCCTGCGGAATGTGGAGCTGGTTGCCGCGAACGAAGCCCTCGAGCAGGCCAATCGCGAAAAAAGCCAGCTGCTGGCCCAGCTCGAGCAGATGGTGCGCACCGACCCCCTCACCCAGATCTACAACCGCCGCTACCTCGAGGAGCAGCTCGAGCGCCTGTTTGAGCAATCCCGTGCCGAGCAGTGGCCCCTGAGCGTCGCCCTGATTGACCTCGACCACTTCAAGGCTATCAACGACACCTACTCCCACCAGGCGGGCGACGAGGTACTCAAAACCACCGCTGCCCTTTTCAAGGAAACCCTGCCGGAAGTCGAGTTGATTGCCCGCTACGGCGGGGAGGAGTTTGCCATCGTGTTCCCCCAGACCCCCGTTGCCGAGGCCGCCGCCGTCTGCGAGCGCCTGCGCCAGCGAATCGAGACCCACGACTGGAGCTTCATCCACCCCGACCTGGCGGTTACGGTCAGCATCGGGGTATCCGACGCGCCCAGCGCCCCCAACCACGAAAAACTCCTGATGGTGGCCGACCAGTACCTCTACGACGCCAAGCGCAAACGCCGCAACCAGGTTTGCTTCGGGTCATAA
- a CDS encoding S8 family serine peptidase codes for MYARWLLGGVLLALLTACPGGDSAGGDIGGTVSLGPSITGQRLQIDPQPGKLRRTGEARFVPGEVLVEFRGGVSLQSVSSLRLQVQGRPVELQQVRPLGLPNMALYRADLSEAETPALLAALRGRSDVVSADLNWLEQPLAPPNDPGYPFQWHYPAINLPQAWEITTGSNSVVVAILDTGVLFREGNPAQSHPDIGNRLVPGYDMVSPISGANPLANAGDGNGRDSDPYDVGDEQSTGYHGTHVGGTVGAATNNGDGVAGVDWTARLLHVRVIGLLGATVADQVDAILWAAGETVPGVPPNANPAKVINMSLGGKSPCTTARQNAINLVTGKGVVVVVAAGNENDDASLYSPASCANVITVGATDFAGARAPYSNYGARIDVMAPGGDVSKDLNNDNFVDGVLSLGRRDSDGQFIYNFENGTSMAAPHVAGVVALMKALSPNINTAQALQILKSTARPLNATQCKRPSGNDCGAGLIDANAALAAVQGGTTSSFSLSTANTILQVQPGGSVNVPITISRSGGFSGAVSLSLQGAPAGVSGSFNPPSTTLNDSTLTLNVAASVPNGTYALTVRGTSGSTFASLPLSLRVGSGTNASVQGTLVLACYVAQGDCDLNRSKAIQVSQGGTSASYTIPDLTDGDYAVLGWKDLNNNDDVDRGDYLGAVVDQSGNLVAVRPGNLQANFQLDALSDDLSQLSPGVLRSLERAKVK; via the coding sequence ATGTATGCAAGGTGGCTACTGGGCGGGGTGTTGTTGGCGTTACTCACGGCTTGCCCCGGTGGGGATTCGGCTGGTGGCGACATTGGGGGAACGGTTTCATTGGGCCCCAGCATCACCGGGCAACGCCTTCAGATTGACCCCCAGCCGGGCAAACTCCGGCGCACGGGTGAAGCGCGTTTTGTACCGGGGGAGGTGCTGGTGGAGTTTCGGGGTGGGGTGAGCCTGCAATCGGTGAGCAGCCTGCGGCTTCAGGTACAGGGCAGGCCCGTGGAACTCCAGCAGGTGCGGCCTCTGGGTCTGCCCAATATGGCCCTGTACCGGGCCGATTTGAGCGAAGCCGAAACCCCGGCATTGCTGGCTGCCCTCCGTGGTCGTTCGGATGTGGTTTCTGCCGACCTGAACTGGCTCGAGCAGCCTCTGGCCCCGCCCAATGATCCGGGCTATCCTTTCCAGTGGCACTATCCCGCCATCAACCTACCGCAGGCATGGGAGATTACCACCGGTTCCAACAGCGTGGTGGTCGCCATCCTGGACACCGGGGTGCTCTTCCGTGAGGGCAATCCGGCCCAGTCGCACCCCGATATCGGCAACCGCCTGGTGCCCGGCTACGACATGGTCTCGCCCATCAGTGGCGCCAACCCCCTGGCCAACGCGGGCGACGGCAACGGTCGCGATTCCGACCCCTACGACGTAGGCGACGAGCAAAGCACAGGCTACCACGGTACGCATGTAGGCGGTACGGTGGGGGCCGCGACCAACAACGGGGATGGCGTGGCGGGGGTGGACTGGACAGCCCGCCTCCTGCACGTGCGGGTGATTGGTTTGCTGGGGGCTACGGTGGCCGATCAGGTGGATGCCATACTGTGGGCCGCCGGCGAGACGGTGCCGGGGGTGCCTCCCAACGCCAACCCGGCCAAGGTCATCAACATGAGCCTGGGCGGTAAAAGCCCCTGCACTACAGCCCGCCAGAATGCTATCAACCTGGTTACCGGTAAGGGGGTGGTGGTGGTGGTGGCCGCCGGCAACGAAAACGACGATGCCTCGCTCTATAGCCCGGCCAGTTGCGCTAACGTGATTACCGTGGGGGCCACCGACTTCGCGGGGGCACGTGCCCCCTACTCCAACTACGGGGCCCGCATAGATGTCATGGCCCCCGGGGGCGATGTCAGCAAAGACCTCAACAACGACAACTTTGTAGATGGGGTGCTTAGCCTGGGGCGGCGGGACTCCGACGGGCAGTTCATCTACAACTTTGAGAATGGCACCTCGATGGCCGCGCCCCATGTGGCGGGGGTGGTGGCCTTGATGAAGGCCCTCAGCCCGAACATCAACACCGCGCAGGCCCTACAGATTTTGAAGTCCACCGCCAGACCCCTGAACGCGACCCAGTGCAAACGGCCCAGCGGCAATGATTGTGGGGCAGGCTTAATTGATGCGAATGCGGCCCTGGCGGCGGTGCAGGGCGGCACGACCTCGAGCTTTAGCCTGTCCACTGCCAATACCATCCTGCAAGTTCAGCCAGGCGGCAGTGTGAATGTACCCATCACCATAAGCCGCAGTGGCGGATTTAGCGGAGCGGTGAGCCTGAGCCTGCAAGGTGCGCCCGCCGGGGTGAGCGGGAGCTTCAACCCGCCCAGCACCACCCTGAATGACAGCACCCTCACCCTGAACGTGGCCGCCAGTGTCCCCAATGGAACCTATGCCCTCACGGTGCGGGGCACTTCGGGTAGCACCTTTGCCAGCCTGCCCCTGAGCCTACGGGTGGGAAGCGGCACCAACGCCAGTGTGCAGGGCACACTGGTACTGGCCTGTTACGTGGCACAGGGTGACTGTGACCTCAACCGCTCCAAAGCCATCCAGGTGAGCCAGGGGGGTACCTCGGCCAGCTATACCATTCCCGATCTGACAGACGGCGACTACGCCGTACTGGGCTGGAAAGACCTCAACAACAATGACGATGTAGACCGGGGCGACTACCTGGGCGCGGTGGTGGATCAAAGCGGCAACCTGGTCGCTGTGCGGCCCGGCAACCTACAGGCCAACTTCCAGCTCGACGCGCTGAGCGACGACTTATCGCAGCTTTCCCCAGGGGTGCTGCGGAGCCTCGAGCGGGCTAAAGTCAAATAA